In the genome of Poecilia reticulata strain Guanapo linkage group LG16, Guppy_female_1.0+MT, whole genome shotgun sequence, one region contains:
- the tbx20 gene encoding T-box transcription factor TBX20 isoform X2 encodes MEYTSSPKPQLSSRANAFSIAALMSSGKSSKDKEAEENTIKPLEQFVEKSSCSQQALADLSSLDGHGDFSGSAPAVCTEPLIPTNPGIPSEEMAKISCSLETKELWDKFHELGTEMIITKSGRRMFPTIRVSFSGVDQDSKYIVLMDIVPVDNKRYRYAYHRSSWLVAGKADPPLPARLYVHPDSPFTGEQLMKQMVSFEKVKLTNNELDQHGHIILNSMHKYQPRVHIIKKKDHTASLLNLKSEEFRTFVFVETVFTAVTAYQNQLITKLKIDSNPFAKGFRDSSRLTDMERESVENLIHKHSYARSPIRTYAGDEENLSEDGHTTHTRGSAFTASDNLSLSSWVTTTSGFSGFQHPQTLSAMGTGTTSLPHPIQGSLPPYSRLGMPLTPSALAGTMQGSGPSFPSFHMPRYHHYFQQGPYAAIQGLRHSSTVMTPFV; translated from the exons ATGGAGTACACGTCATCCCCGAAGCCGCAGCTCTCATCCCGGGCCAACGCTTTCTCCATAGCCGCCCTGATGTCCAGCGGAAAGTCCAGCAAGGACAAGGAGGCGGAGGAGAACACCATCAAACCTCTGG AGCAATTTGTGGAGAAATCCTCCTGCAGCCAGCAGGCTCTGGCTGACCTGTCATCCCTGGACGGGCACGGGGACTTCAGCGGGAGCGCGCCCGCGGTGTGCACGGAGCCCCTCATCCCCACCAATCCCGGCATCCCCAGCGAGGAAATGGCCAAAATCTCGTGCAGCCTGGAGACCAAAGAGCTGTGGGACAAATTCCACGAGCTCGGCACTGAAATGATCATCACCAAGTCTGGAAG GCGGATGTTTCCTACAATCCGGGTCTCTTTTTCCGGAGTGGACCAGGACTCCAAGTACATCGTCCTGATGGACATTGTTCCGGTGGACAACAAGCGGTACCGCTACGCCTATCACCGTTCCTCTTGGTTGGTGGCCGGCAAGGCCGACCCCCCTCTGCCCGCCAG GTTGTACGTCCACCCGGACTCTCCGTTCACCGGAGAGCAGCTGATGAAGCAGATGGTTTCCTTCGAGAAGGTCAAGCTGACGAACAACGAGCTGGACCAGCACGGACAT ATCATCCTGAACTCTATGCACAAGTACCAGCCACGAGTTCACATCATTAAGAAGAAGGACCACACCGCCTCGTTGCTCAACCTCAAATCGGAGGAGTTTCGCACCTTTGTGTTCGTCGAGACGGTCTTCACCGCCGTCACAGCCTATCAGAACCAGCTG ATAACCAAGCTGAAGATCGACAGCAACCCGTTCGCCAAAGGTTTCAGGGATTCGTCGCGGCTGACGGACATGGAGAG GGAAAGTGTTGAGAATCTGATCCACAAGCACTCGTACGCCCGATCGCCGATCAGAACCTACGCTGGCGACGAGGAGAACCTGAGCGAGGACGGACACACCACACACACCAGAG GATCAGCGTTTACGGCCTCAGACAACCTCTCCCTGAGCTCCTGGGTTACCACCACCTCAGGCTTCTCAGGTTTCCAGCATCCTCAGACCCTGTCAGCCATGGGCACCGGAACCACCTCCTTACCCCACCCCATCCAGGGATCCCTGCCCCCGTACAGCCGGCTAGGCATGCCGCTGACGCCCAGCGCTCTGGCTGGAACCATGCAGGGCAGCGGGCCGTCCTTCCCTTCCTTCCACATGCCCCGCTACCACCACTACTTCCAGCAGGGGCCCTACGCTGCCATCCAGGGACTCCGCCACTCCTCCACAGTCATGACGCCCTTTGTATGA
- the tbx20 gene encoding T-box transcription factor TBX20 isoform X1 has protein sequence MEYTSSPKPQLSSRANAFSIAALMSSGKSSKDKEAEENTIKPLEQFVEKSSCSQQALADLSSLDGHGDFSGSAPAVCTEPLIPTNPGIPSEEMAKISCSLETKELWDKFHELGTEMIITKSGRRMFPTIRVSFSGVDQDSKYIVLMDIVPVDNKRYRYAYHRSSWLVAGKADPPLPARLYVHPDSPFTGEQLMKQMVSFEKVKLTNNELDQHGHIILNSMHKYQPRVHIIKKKDHTASLLNLKSEEFRTFVFVETVFTAVTAYQNQLITKLKIDSNPFAKGFRDSSRLTDMESRESVENLIHKHSYARSPIRTYAGDEENLSEDGHTTHTRGSAFTASDNLSLSSWVTTTSGFSGFQHPQTLSAMGTGTTSLPHPIQGSLPPYSRLGMPLTPSALAGTMQGSGPSFPSFHMPRYHHYFQQGPYAAIQGLRHSSTVMTPFV, from the exons ATGGAGTACACGTCATCCCCGAAGCCGCAGCTCTCATCCCGGGCCAACGCTTTCTCCATAGCCGCCCTGATGTCCAGCGGAAAGTCCAGCAAGGACAAGGAGGCGGAGGAGAACACCATCAAACCTCTGG AGCAATTTGTGGAGAAATCCTCCTGCAGCCAGCAGGCTCTGGCTGACCTGTCATCCCTGGACGGGCACGGGGACTTCAGCGGGAGCGCGCCCGCGGTGTGCACGGAGCCCCTCATCCCCACCAATCCCGGCATCCCCAGCGAGGAAATGGCCAAAATCTCGTGCAGCCTGGAGACCAAAGAGCTGTGGGACAAATTCCACGAGCTCGGCACTGAAATGATCATCACCAAGTCTGGAAG GCGGATGTTTCCTACAATCCGGGTCTCTTTTTCCGGAGTGGACCAGGACTCCAAGTACATCGTCCTGATGGACATTGTTCCGGTGGACAACAAGCGGTACCGCTACGCCTATCACCGTTCCTCTTGGTTGGTGGCCGGCAAGGCCGACCCCCCTCTGCCCGCCAG GTTGTACGTCCACCCGGACTCTCCGTTCACCGGAGAGCAGCTGATGAAGCAGATGGTTTCCTTCGAGAAGGTCAAGCTGACGAACAACGAGCTGGACCAGCACGGACAT ATCATCCTGAACTCTATGCACAAGTACCAGCCACGAGTTCACATCATTAAGAAGAAGGACCACACCGCCTCGTTGCTCAACCTCAAATCGGAGGAGTTTCGCACCTTTGTGTTCGTCGAGACGGTCTTCACCGCCGTCACAGCCTATCAGAACCAGCTG ATAACCAAGCTGAAGATCGACAGCAACCCGTTCGCCAAAGGTTTCAGGGATTCGTCGCGGCTGACGGACATGGAGAG CAGGGAAAGTGTTGAGAATCTGATCCACAAGCACTCGTACGCCCGATCGCCGATCAGAACCTACGCTGGCGACGAGGAGAACCTGAGCGAGGACGGACACACCACACACACCAGAG GATCAGCGTTTACGGCCTCAGACAACCTCTCCCTGAGCTCCTGGGTTACCACCACCTCAGGCTTCTCAGGTTTCCAGCATCCTCAGACCCTGTCAGCCATGGGCACCGGAACCACCTCCTTACCCCACCCCATCCAGGGATCCCTGCCCCCGTACAGCCGGCTAGGCATGCCGCTGACGCCCAGCGCTCTGGCTGGAACCATGCAGGGCAGCGGGCCGTCCTTCCCTTCCTTCCACATGCCCCGCTACCACCACTACTTCCAGCAGGGGCCCTACGCTGCCATCCAGGGACTCCGCCACTCCTCCACAGTCATGACGCCCTTTGTATGA
- the herpud2 gene encoding homocysteine-responsive endoplasmic reticulum-resident ubiquitin-like domain member 2 protein: protein MHLDYQSFGPSGLPMPHTPSNSSASDSGSSDGSSSSSPASKPNLDSQSAASSSVSSSPSGSCDELRRRSGLPSYHPQTTNGVPHCPDGAPLQGGLPASMPMQMLWWQQMYARHYYMQYQAAVAALRPPSTPPPSPPSSSPHQPAQPNEAVQPPLGPNPAQDPRQENLPANPVQMNAQGGPVLNDDELNQDWLDWLYTVSRAGVLLSIVYFYSSFSRFVMVVSAMLLVYLHQAQWFPFRPEQQNVRRERAGAPPGEAQRQQDMQEIERLMDEGMEDDDSGEEGGGGNEDRVLGAALPEPNILAVAWAFITTFFTSLIPDVQPHLAN, encoded by the exons ATGCATCTGGATTATCAGTCTTTTGGTCCCTCAGGCTTGCCAATGCCTCACACTCCCTCCAACTCCTCTGCTTCTGACTCCGGC agttcagatggcagcagctcctcctcacctGCGTCAAAGCCAAACCTGGACAGCCAATCAGCCGCCTCCTCTTCTGTCTCTTCATCACCCTCGGGATCTTGCGATGAGTTAAGGCGTCGCAGTGGCCTTCCCTCCTACCATCCTCAGACAACCAACGGGGTTCCTCACTG CCCAGATGGAGCGCCTCTACAAGGCGGCCTTCCTGCCAGCATGCCCATGCAGATGCTGTGGTGGCAGCAGATGTACGCTCGCCACTACTACATGCAATA TCAGGCAGCCGTAGCTGCGTTACGGCCTCCCAGCACTCCTCCTCCCTCGCCTCCTTCCTCATCCCCCCATCAGCCCGCTCAGCCCAATGAAGCTGTGCAGCCTCCGCTGGGCCCAAACCCAGCCCAGGACCCTCGACAAGAGAACCTGCCTGCCAACCCGGTCCAGATGAACGCACAGGGCGGCCCGGTGCTGAACGACGACGAGCTGAACCAGGACTGGCTGGACTGGTTGTACACGGTGTCACGGGCTGGAGTTCTTCTGAGCATCGTTTACTTCTACTCCTCCTTCAGTCGCTTTGTCATGGTGGTCAGCGCCATGCTGCTCGTCTATCT GCACCAGGCTCAGTGGTTTCCCTTCAGACCAGAACAGCAGAACGTCAGAAGAGAACGGGCCGGCGCTCCTCCAGGGGAAGCGCAGAGGCAGCAGGACATGCAGGAAATT GAGCGACTGATGGATGAGGGGATGGAGGACGATGACAGCGgtgaggaaggaggaggaggcaaCGAAGACCGGGTTCTGGGTGCGGCCCTGCCAGAGCCAAACATCCTCGCCGTGGCGTGGGCCTTCATCACCACCTTCTTCACCTCACTCATCCCTGACGTCCAGCCCCACCTGGCTAACTAG